From a single Sinomonas atrocyanea genomic region:
- the kdpB gene encoding potassium-transporting ATPase subunit KdpB produces the protein MTTTQTPVHTPSPRVTELSGHAYKRRRAFDRRLILAAVPESFAKLDPREMRHSPVMFTVLIGTVASAVACAVQIVQASPDVVFSIVVTLWLLLTVLFANFSEALAEGRGKAQADSLRAGREGLIARRLRGPAEEAVPAPDLRKGDLVVCEAGDVIPSDGEITEGLAMVDESAITGESAPVIRESGGDRSAVTGGTKVISDRIVVRITADPGQTFIDRMIALVEGAERQKTPNEIALHVLLVALTIVFLVVTVALVPFANLAGAVPSPVVLVALLVCLIPTTIGALVPAIGIAGMDRLVRHNVLATSGRAVETAGDITTLLLDKTGTITFGNRRAVDFLPAPGVPVGEFIEAARLSSLADETPEGRSIVDLAAERGAAGPTLDELHHRRGGHVIAVEFTAMTRMSGLDDGPRRYRKGAASAVAAWVRELGGDLPPGVRDDVDSIAGGGGTPLVVATDDGGRPRVLGTVHLADVVKPGIADRFAALRRMGIRTVMITGDNRLTAAAIAREAGVDDYLAEATPEDKLTRIRAEQKAGQLVAMTGDGTNDAPALAAADVGVAMNSGTQAAKEAANMVDLDSDPTKLIDVVAIGKQLLITRGSLTTFSVANDVAKYFAIIPALFVAAFPGLGVLNIMGLASPKSAILAAVVFNAVIIVLLVPLALRGVRYRAVSAQQALRRNLLVYGVGGIIAPFIGIKIIDLLLAVVPGLH, from the coding sequence ATGACCACCACCCAGACCCCGGTCCACACGCCCTCACCGCGCGTCACGGAGCTGTCCGGGCACGCCTACAAGCGCCGCAGGGCGTTCGACCGGCGCCTCATCCTCGCCGCGGTCCCCGAGTCCTTCGCCAAACTGGACCCGCGGGAGATGCGCCACTCGCCGGTCATGTTCACGGTGCTCATCGGCACGGTGGCCTCGGCCGTGGCCTGCGCAGTGCAGATCGTCCAGGCGAGCCCCGACGTCGTGTTCAGCATCGTTGTCACGCTCTGGCTGCTCCTGACCGTCCTGTTCGCGAACTTCTCCGAGGCCCTCGCCGAGGGCCGCGGCAAGGCCCAGGCGGACAGCCTGCGCGCCGGACGCGAGGGGCTCATCGCCCGCCGGCTCCGTGGCCCGGCCGAAGAGGCCGTCCCCGCCCCGGACCTGCGCAAGGGAGACCTCGTGGTCTGCGAGGCAGGGGACGTGATCCCCTCCGACGGGGAGATCACCGAGGGCCTCGCGATGGTCGACGAGTCCGCGATCACGGGCGAGTCCGCCCCGGTGATCCGCGAGTCCGGCGGCGACCGCTCGGCGGTGACGGGCGGGACCAAGGTCATCTCGGACCGCATCGTCGTCCGGATCACCGCGGACCCCGGGCAGACGTTCATCGACCGCATGATCGCCCTCGTCGAGGGCGCCGAGCGGCAGAAGACCCCGAACGAGATCGCCCTCCACGTGCTCCTGGTCGCCCTGACCATCGTGTTCCTCGTCGTCACCGTAGCCCTCGTGCCGTTCGCCAACCTCGCCGGCGCGGTCCCCTCCCCCGTGGTCCTCGTGGCCCTGCTCGTGTGCCTGATCCCCACCACGATCGGCGCGCTCGTGCCCGCCATCGGCATCGCGGGGATGGACCGGCTGGTCCGGCACAATGTGCTCGCCACGAGCGGCCGAGCCGTGGAGACCGCCGGGGACATCACCACGCTCCTGCTGGACAAGACCGGCACCATCACCTTCGGCAACCGCCGCGCCGTGGACTTCCTCCCCGCCCCGGGCGTGCCCGTGGGAGAGTTCATCGAGGCCGCGCGGCTGTCCTCCCTCGCGGACGAGACCCCGGAGGGCCGCTCGATCGTGGACCTCGCCGCCGAGCGCGGCGCAGCCGGCCCGACCCTGGACGAGCTCCACCACCGGCGCGGCGGCCACGTGATAGCTGTCGAGTTCACCGCCATGACCCGCATGAGCGGCCTCGACGACGGCCCCCGCCGCTACCGCAAGGGCGCCGCCTCCGCGGTGGCGGCCTGGGTCCGCGAGCTCGGCGGCGACCTGCCGCCCGGGGTGCGCGACGACGTCGATTCGATCGCGGGCGGCGGCGGCACCCCGCTCGTGGTGGCGACGGACGACGGCGGGCGGCCCCGTGTGCTGGGCACCGTCCACCTCGCCGACGTGGTCAAGCCCGGCATCGCCGACCGCTTCGCCGCCCTGCGCCGGATGGGCATCCGGACGGTCATGATCACCGGCGACAACCGGCTCACCGCCGCCGCGATCGCCCGGGAAGCCGGCGTGGACGACTATCTGGCGGAGGCCACGCCCGAGGACAAGCTCACCCGCATCAGGGCCGAGCAGAAGGCCGGCCAGCTCGTGGCCATGACCGGCGACGGCACCAACGACGCGCCGGCCCTCGCGGCCGCGGACGTGGGCGTCGCGATGAACTCCGGGACCCAGGCGGCCAAGGAGGCCGCCAACATGGTGGACCTCGACTCGGACCCGACCAAGCTCATCGACGTCGTGGCGATCGGCAAGCAGCTGCTCATCACCCGCGGATCGCTGACCACCTTCTCGGTGGCCAATGACGTCGCGAAGTACTTCGCGATCATCCCGGCCCTGTTCGTGGCAGCATTCCCCGGACTGGGCGTGCTGAACATCATGGGCCTGGCCAGCCCGAAGAGCGCCATCCTCGCCGCGGTCGTCTTCAACGCGGTCATCATTGTGCTGCTCGTGCCGCTCGCCCTGCGCGGGGTGCGCTACCGGGCGGTGAGCGCCCAGCAGGCCCTGCGCCGGAACCTGCTCGTCTACGGCGTGGGCGGCATCATCGCCCCCTTCATCGGCATCAAGATCATCGACCTGCTCCTGGCCGTCGTGCCGGGGCTGCACTAG
- the kdpC gene encoding K(+)-transporting ATPase subunit C, with protein sequence MNAYLRQLGTSFRFLAVATVLLGVLYPLAVVGAGQAVAPAQANGSIARLGGQPAASALLAQAVPEKESRLFFPRPSAVKWDPAASGASNLGPSDPALAKAAAQARAAVAAREGVPASAVPLDAVTASASGLDPDISPAYAQLQLPRVVRATGLSTAAVQQLIAEATTTPALGLLGQPAVNTTTLNLALAARLT encoded by the coding sequence GTGAACGCCTACCTCAGACAGCTCGGCACCTCCTTCCGGTTCCTCGCTGTGGCCACGGTGCTGCTCGGCGTGCTCTACCCGCTCGCGGTGGTCGGCGCCGGCCAGGCGGTGGCGCCGGCCCAGGCCAACGGCTCGATTGCCCGGCTCGGAGGCCAGCCGGCCGCCTCGGCGCTCCTCGCCCAGGCCGTGCCCGAGAAGGAGAGCCGGCTCTTCTTCCCGCGGCCCTCCGCGGTGAAGTGGGACCCGGCGGCCTCCGGCGCCTCGAACCTCGGCCCCTCCGATCCGGCCCTGGCGAAGGCAGCAGCCCAGGCCCGTGCCGCGGTTGCGGCGCGGGAGGGGGTGCCGGCGTCGGCCGTCCCGCTCGACGCCGTCACCGCCTCGGCGAGCGGACTGGACCCGGACATCTCCCCGGCCTACGCCCAGCTGCAGCTCCCCCGCGTGGTGCGCGCCACCGGGCTCAGCACCGCTGCGGTGCAGCAGCTCATCGCGGAAGCCACCACCACCCCGGCCCTCGGGCTGCTCGGCCAGCCGGCCGTGAACACCACCACGCTCAACCTCGCCCTCGCCGCGCGGCTCACGTAG
- a CDS encoding DUF4118 domain-containing protein: MDRGSLRIFLGAAPGVGKTYAMLEEAHRLAAAGTDVVVGVVMDHGREQTAALTAGLEQVPLRSVEYRGTSLPEMDVDAVLERAPHTVLVDEYAHTNAPGSRHAKRWEDVDELLAAGIDVLTTVNVQHLASLNDVVESITGTRQQEVIPDAIVRAADQIELVDIPPELLRQRLGSGLVYAPDKIDAALANYFRLGNLAALREIALIWLADRVEEGLAAYRERHHIEDTWPARERVVVALTGGPEGEALIRRAARILSRVSGGDLLAVHVRTPDGLAEGSEQDLAAQRSLVEGLGGSFQQLAGDDIAASLLDFARSVNATQIVVGVSRHTRLQQLLGRGGVGAAVVRDSGEIDVHMVTHSLAGRAPRRRLTPLLGRPRTVAGYVLAFAVPIAMTAALAPFPEINLTTQALAHLCAVVLVAFIGGLWPAVVAAVFDSLLLNYFVTPPVGNLTIADPQNFFALAVFLAVAVAFSLVVGVSSRRSRDAAVARAEAGTLTELARGSLARDQGPADFLEQLRHEFQLASVSLLAADDGGWTVRADAGPGAPPDPDGADGADRIGPGLTLAWRGRPLSGGERRLLAAFEAHLAALLERQELATSLRETVRLGEANRIRTSILRAVSHDLRTPLAGIRLAVTALERQSAAMSAEERAEMLAAIGSYAGRLDSLVANLLDMSRIDSEALSVLHEPVAWREVVAEVLAEFPAGAVRVDLAPNLPAIDADRGLLERALANVVENALKYAPGSDIVVVATAGGLLAPGIGDRPVSELRVVDHGTGVPPERVMAMFQPFQRLGDEGKGPGIGLGLAVAKGFVEAMGGVLAAEPTPGGGLTMVIRMPLYAGPHDEEGD, encoded by the coding sequence ATGGACCGCGGCAGCCTCCGCATCTTCCTCGGCGCGGCGCCCGGGGTCGGGAAGACGTACGCGATGCTCGAGGAGGCCCACCGCCTCGCCGCCGCCGGCACCGACGTGGTGGTCGGGGTCGTCATGGACCACGGCCGGGAGCAGACGGCGGCGCTCACCGCGGGGCTCGAGCAGGTGCCGCTGCGGAGCGTCGAGTACCGGGGCACGAGCCTGCCGGAGATGGACGTGGACGCCGTCCTCGAGCGGGCCCCGCACACCGTCCTCGTGGACGAGTACGCCCACACCAACGCCCCGGGCAGCCGGCACGCGAAGCGGTGGGAGGACGTGGACGAGCTCCTCGCGGCGGGGATCGACGTCCTCACCACGGTCAACGTCCAGCACCTGGCCTCGCTCAACGATGTGGTCGAGTCGATCACGGGCACGCGGCAGCAGGAGGTCATCCCGGACGCGATCGTGCGGGCCGCGGACCAGATCGAGCTCGTGGACATCCCGCCCGAGCTGCTGCGCCAGCGGCTCGGCTCGGGCCTCGTCTACGCCCCGGACAAGATCGACGCCGCCCTGGCCAACTACTTCCGCCTCGGCAACCTCGCGGCCCTGCGGGAGATCGCCCTCATCTGGCTCGCCGACCGCGTCGAGGAGGGCCTGGCGGCCTACCGCGAGCGGCACCACATCGAGGACACGTGGCCTGCCCGGGAGAGGGTCGTCGTCGCCCTCACCGGCGGTCCGGAGGGCGAGGCGCTCATCCGCCGCGCGGCCCGGATCCTTTCGCGGGTGAGCGGAGGCGACCTCCTCGCCGTCCACGTGCGCACCCCGGACGGCCTCGCGGAGGGATCCGAGCAGGACCTGGCCGCCCAGCGGAGCCTCGTGGAGGGCCTGGGCGGCAGCTTCCAACAGCTCGCGGGGGACGACATCGCCGCGAGCCTGCTCGACTTCGCCCGCAGCGTCAACGCGACCCAGATCGTGGTGGGCGTCTCGCGCCACACCCGCCTCCAGCAGCTCCTCGGCCGCGGCGGGGTGGGGGCCGCCGTCGTGCGCGACTCCGGCGAGATCGACGTGCACATGGTCACCCACTCCCTCGCCGGGCGGGCGCCCCGGCGCAGGCTGACCCCGTTGCTGGGGCGTCCGCGCACGGTCGCCGGGTACGTGCTCGCGTTCGCCGTGCCGATCGCGATGACCGCGGCGCTCGCACCGTTCCCCGAGATCAACCTCACCACGCAGGCGCTCGCGCACCTGTGCGCGGTCGTTCTTGTGGCGTTCATCGGGGGGCTGTGGCCGGCGGTGGTCGCCGCGGTCTTCGACTCCCTCCTGCTCAACTACTTCGTCACCCCGCCGGTGGGGAACCTCACGATCGCCGACCCGCAGAACTTCTTCGCCCTGGCCGTATTCCTCGCGGTTGCCGTCGCGTTCTCCCTGGTGGTTGGGGTCTCCTCGCGCCGCTCCCGGGACGCCGCCGTGGCGCGGGCGGAGGCGGGCACGCTCACCGAGCTCGCCCGCGGCTCGCTGGCCCGGGACCAGGGCCCGGCGGACTTCCTCGAGCAGCTGCGGCACGAGTTCCAGCTCGCGTCGGTGAGCCTGCTGGCGGCGGACGACGGCGGGTGGACGGTCCGCGCGGATGCCGGCCCGGGTGCCCCGCCAGACCCGGACGGCGCGGACGGGGCGGACCGGATCGGCCCCGGGCTCACCCTCGCGTGGCGCGGCCGGCCGCTCAGCGGCGGCGAGCGGCGCCTGCTGGCCGCGTTCGAGGCGCACCTGGCGGCCCTGCTCGAGCGCCAAGAGCTCGCCACGAGCCTGCGCGAGACGGTCCGGCTCGGCGAGGCCAACCGGATCCGAACCTCGATCCTGCGGGCCGTCTCGCATGACCTGCGCACCCCGCTCGCGGGCATCCGCCTCGCCGTGACGGCCCTCGAGCGGCAGTCCGCCGCGATGAGCGCCGAGGAGCGCGCGGAGATGCTCGCCGCCATCGGCTCCTACGCCGGCCGTCTCGACAGCCTCGTGGCGAACCTGCTGGACATGTCCCGGATCGACAGCGAGGCCTTGTCCGTGCTCCACGAGCCGGTCGCCTGGCGGGAGGTCGTGGCGGAGGTGCTGGCGGAGTTCCCGGCCGGGGCGGTGCGGGTGGACCTTGCGCCGAACCTCCCCGCAATCGATGCCGACCGCGGCCTGCTCGAGCGGGCGCTGGCGAACGTGGTGGAGAACGCCCTCAAGTACGCCCCGGGCAGCGACATCGTGGTAGTCGCGACGGCGGGGGGTCTGCTCGCCCCCGGCATCGGGGACCGCCCGGTGAGCGAGCTGCGCGTGGTGGACCACGGCACCGGCGTGCCCCCCGAGCGCGTCATGGCCATGTTCCAGCCGTTCCAGCGGCTCGGCGACGAGGGGAAGGGGCCAGGGATCGGCCTGGGGCTCGCGGTCGCGAAGGGCTTCGTCGAGGCGATGGGCGGGGTGCTCGCCGCGGAGCCGACCCCGGGCGGCGGGCTGACGATGGTGATCCGTATGCCCCTCTACGCGGGGCCGCACGACGAGGAAGGGGACTGA
- a CDS encoding VOC family protein, with protein sequence MEMRLEVVQVPVADVERSKAFYVEKLGFVLDHDVEHIPGMRVVQLTPPGSAASIVIGTGMTGMVPGSLEGLQLVVPDLAAVRAELLRRGAEVSEVQDMGGVQFAHLVDPDGNRWVLQGATPPAVRAARRE encoded by the coding sequence ATGGAGATGCGTCTCGAAGTGGTGCAGGTGCCGGTCGCGGACGTCGAGCGGTCCAAGGCGTTCTACGTCGAGAAGCTCGGCTTCGTCCTCGACCACGATGTGGAGCACATCCCGGGCATGCGGGTCGTGCAGCTGACACCGCCCGGCTCCGCGGCCTCGATCGTCATCGGCACGGGCATGACCGGCATGGTCCCCGGCAGCCTCGAAGGACTGCAGCTCGTGGTGCCGGACCTCGCGGCGGTCCGCGCGGAGCTCCTCCGCCGCGGCGCTGAGGTCAGCGAGGTCCAGGACATGGGCGGCGTGCAGTTCGCACACCTGGTCGACCCCGACGGCAACCGTTGGGTCCTCCAGGGCGCCACGCCTCCCGCGGTGAGGGCCGCCCGCCGGGAGTGA
- a CDS encoding alpha/beta fold hydrolase: MPKPFGELFEFAGPGAFRIRGAGKGPGEFVLVHGIGASAAYFRPLAERLSAAGRVHVIELPGHGKKLEPKRPLSMGEFARATWRVLERMCGESPMLVGHSMGTQVVVEMALQRPDVRKAALLAPTVNERERTVPRQALRLFQDGLIEPWGLKAILARDYALCGPRWWALTLGEMMAHRMEERISHVEADLLLIAGEKDPTSPPSWSRALERAAPHARTAVIPGAPHSLMYRDADQVARLLLEHAAAPVGS, translated from the coding sequence GTGCCCAAGCCGTTCGGCGAGCTGTTCGAATTCGCCGGCCCCGGCGCCTTCCGCATCCGCGGCGCGGGCAAGGGCCCCGGCGAGTTCGTCCTGGTCCACGGGATCGGCGCCTCCGCCGCCTACTTCCGCCCGCTCGCCGAGCGGCTCTCCGCCGCCGGCCGGGTCCACGTCATCGAGCTGCCCGGCCACGGCAAGAAGCTCGAGCCCAAGCGCCCCCTGTCGATGGGCGAGTTCGCCCGGGCCACCTGGCGGGTCCTCGAGCGCATGTGCGGCGAGAGCCCCATGCTCGTGGGGCACTCGATGGGCACCCAGGTAGTCGTGGAGATGGCGCTCCAGCGGCCAGACGTCCGCAAGGCCGCGCTCCTGGCCCCCACCGTCAACGAGCGCGAGCGCACGGTGCCCCGCCAGGCGCTCCGCCTCTTCCAGGACGGGCTCATCGAGCCGTGGGGCCTCAAGGCGATCCTCGCCAGGGACTACGCCCTGTGCGGTCCGCGCTGGTGGGCCCTCACCCTCGGCGAGATGATGGCCCACCGCATGGAGGAGCGCATCAGCCACGTCGAGGCGGACCTCCTGCTCATCGCCGGCGAGAAGGACCCCACCTCTCCGCCCTCGTGGTCGCGGGCGCTCGAGCGCGCGGCGCCGCACGCGCGCACCGCCGTGATCCCGGGCGCCCCGCACTCGCTCATGTACCGGGACGCGGACCAGGTGGCGCGGCTGCTGCTCGAGCATGCCGCCGCGCCGGTGGGCTCTTAG
- a CDS encoding alpha/beta hydrolase, whose product MGPLSALDLVEGPVPTVAVLLAIPAGVFLLARRWRRGALVPLLAALLAGGTAWAVGQWTVASGLSTHPLPLPVLAWIAAAACALILAGAGLRGGRWPRRVLAPVAATLVLAAASLQVNAYYGFYRTLGDVTGASTADIAPLTNASHEGESASSPPLALARWAPPPDMPEHGRVKSAHIRGMVSGFTARRAYIYLPPAHSVPRHPVLPVLVLISGQPGSPSDWLTAGRLQPVLDAFAAAHRGLAPITVVVDANGTATANTMCMDSRIARADTYLATDVPAWIAANLDATTDHERWAIGGFSFGGTCAIQMATLHPGTYSNALDFSGEAEPALGPSRAATIQESFAGDTAAFDARTPLHQLKKRHYHHSWAYFAAGAEDSEFTACMHRVATAATGAGMTVQAESIPAVGHSWRVASAALGPALDWLSRRLALAP is encoded by the coding sequence ATGGGACCGCTCAGCGCGCTGGACCTGGTGGAGGGCCCCGTGCCGACGGTGGCCGTCTTGCTCGCGATCCCGGCCGGTGTCTTCCTCCTGGCACGCAGATGGCGCCGAGGGGCGCTGGTCCCGCTGCTGGCTGCCCTCCTCGCGGGAGGCACGGCGTGGGCCGTGGGGCAGTGGACGGTCGCCTCGGGCCTGAGCACGCATCCGCTGCCCCTGCCGGTGCTGGCCTGGATTGCCGCAGCGGCGTGTGCCCTCATCCTCGCGGGCGCTGGGCTCCGCGGCGGGCGTTGGCCCCGTCGCGTTCTGGCTCCCGTTGCGGCAACCCTCGTCCTGGCCGCTGCGTCCCTCCAGGTCAACGCGTACTACGGCTTCTACCGCACCCTCGGAGACGTCACGGGGGCCAGCACTGCGGATATCGCCCCGCTGACGAACGCCTCCCACGAGGGCGAGTCTGCGTCGAGCCCACCCTTGGCCTTGGCCCGATGGGCGCCGCCGCCGGACATGCCCGAGCACGGCCGGGTCAAGTCCGCGCACATCCGGGGCATGGTCTCGGGCTTCACCGCCCGGAGGGCCTACATCTACCTGCCCCCCGCGCACAGCGTCCCGCGGCACCCGGTGCTGCCCGTGCTCGTGCTCATCTCGGGCCAGCCCGGCTCGCCGTCCGACTGGCTCACGGCCGGCCGCCTCCAGCCCGTGCTCGACGCCTTCGCGGCGGCCCACCGGGGACTGGCCCCCATCACGGTCGTGGTCGACGCCAACGGCACGGCTACCGCCAACACCATGTGCATGGACTCGCGGATCGCCCGCGCCGACACCTACCTCGCCACGGATGTCCCGGCGTGGATCGCCGCCAATCTGGACGCCACCACCGACCATGAACGCTGGGCGATCGGGGGCTTCTCCTTCGGCGGCACCTGCGCCATCCAGATGGCCACCCTCCATCCGGGCACCTATTCCAATGCCCTCGATTTCAGCGGTGAGGCCGAACCCGCCCTCGGCCCCAGCCGGGCCGCGACTATCCAGGAGTCCTTCGCCGGGGATACCGCTGCTTTCGACGCCCGCACGCCCCTCCACCAGCTCAAGAAGCGCCACTACCACCACAGCTGGGCCTATTTCGCTGCAGGCGCCGAGGACTCCGAGTTCACCGCCTGCATGCACAGGGTCGCCACCGCGGCCACCGGTGCCGGAATGACCGTCCAGGCCGAGAGCATTCCGGCGGTGGGCCACTCGTGGCGGGTGGCTTCCGCCGCCTTGGGGCCGGCCTTGGACTGGCTCAGCCGCCGGCTCGCGCTCGCCCCTTGA
- a CDS encoding VOC family protein codes for MSAAPVPYVLFPGNAREALGFYHGVFGGDLALYTRAQFGRTDETGEAIAHGELTGVVHLCGADADAGVPGVRTEGLMLSLLGTADEPTLRAWFDGLAEGGCVVEALEERPWGASDGQVVDRFGLHWLIGFEPS; via the coding sequence ATGTCAGCCGCTCCCGTGCCCTACGTCCTGTTCCCCGGCAACGCCCGCGAGGCCCTCGGCTTCTACCACGGCGTCTTCGGCGGCGACCTCGCCCTCTACACGCGCGCCCAGTTCGGCCGCACCGACGAGACGGGCGAGGCGATTGCCCACGGCGAGCTGACCGGCGTCGTCCACCTCTGCGGTGCCGACGCCGACGCCGGGGTCCCGGGCGTGCGGACGGAGGGCCTCATGCTCTCGCTCCTGGGGACTGCGGACGAGCCGACGCTGCGGGCCTGGTTCGACGGCCTGGCCGAGGGCGGCTGCGTGGTCGAGGCGCTGGAGGAGCGTCCGTGGGGCGCCTCGGACGGGCAGGTTGTGGACCGGTTCGGCCTCCACTGGCTGATCGGCTTCGAGCCCTCGTAG
- a CDS encoding PEP/pyruvate-binding domain-containing protein has product MDLVLPLDDPTADLETAGGKGASLARMARAGLPVPSGFCVTTAAYRAFVAGFRDQIDPGDPHRTAALFAEHPLPAGLAEEIRAAYGSLGEDVPVAVRSSATAEDLPGMSFAGQQESYLNVRGGALLAAVRKCWASLWNPRAVAYRDQHGVPHDAVALAVVVQELVDADASGVLFTADPVTGSEEETLINASWGLGESVVGGHVIPDSVVVRRGAVADATIGDKAVMTVRTAHGTEERPVPEERRREAVLSPPQALELAALGARVRDLYGVPMDVEWVRRAGQFAIVQARPITVLGPALGEWNDTAKGEYLWTCGNLGEAIPDVMTPITWSFVKLFIHEAMSASAIPGFDLVGNIGGRFYLNLTPIYSMVKALHVKGWASTVANVFGRIPEGLDVPTVKVLDWPTLKRMVPGAIRVRRRARANLVQMRPFLAESRGRCTDLRARIVASGTAAELAALYREEIGPLFVTAARMLEAAGRQGGGTLLYTRERLRKLMGSTDAEAMLTGVNADGGLASLGLLVGLTRLARGEIGRDEFAREYGHRGPHECELSAPRPGEDPGWIDAQLAGLHDLQLSTDALLARQRQARDAAWQRFAARYPRREAALREQVRRWNGIVRDREATRSESVRTFWVVREFVLRAGELTGRGDDLWHLYLEELLDVLDGKAAALARVPARRAAYERYAALPPYPRLIVGRFDPVRWAASPERRTDLYDARGATVPVEEGITGFPGAPGVVEGTARVIARPEDGARLRAGEILVTTLTNVGWTPMFPRAAAVVTDLGAPLSHASIVARELGIPAVVGTGNATMLIHDGDRLRVDGERGTVEVLQ; this is encoded by the coding sequence GTGGACCTGGTCCTGCCGCTCGACGACCCGACGGCCGATCTGGAGACGGCCGGCGGCAAGGGCGCCTCGCTGGCCCGGATGGCCCGCGCCGGGCTCCCGGTGCCCAGCGGGTTCTGCGTGACCACGGCGGCCTACCGGGCGTTCGTCGCGGGCTTCCGCGACCAGATCGACCCCGGCGACCCGCACCGCACGGCGGCGCTGTTCGCCGAACACCCGCTGCCAGCCGGGCTCGCCGAGGAGATCCGGGCCGCCTACGGCAGCCTCGGCGAGGACGTCCCGGTCGCGGTGCGCTCCTCGGCCACGGCCGAGGACCTGCCCGGGATGTCCTTCGCCGGGCAGCAGGAATCCTACCTCAACGTCCGCGGCGGGGCCCTGCTCGCGGCCGTGCGGAAGTGCTGGGCCTCGCTGTGGAACCCTCGCGCCGTGGCATACCGCGACCAGCACGGAGTGCCCCACGACGCGGTGGCGCTGGCCGTCGTGGTGCAGGAGCTCGTCGACGCGGACGCGTCCGGGGTGCTGTTCACCGCGGACCCCGTGACCGGCAGCGAGGAGGAGACCCTCATCAACGCCTCGTGGGGGCTGGGCGAGTCGGTGGTCGGCGGGCACGTCATCCCGGACAGCGTCGTCGTCCGCCGCGGCGCCGTGGCGGACGCCACGATCGGTGACAAGGCCGTCATGACCGTGCGCACCGCGCACGGGACCGAGGAGCGGCCCGTGCCGGAGGAGCGGCGCCGCGAGGCCGTCCTCTCTCCCCCGCAGGCGCTCGAGCTGGCCGCGCTCGGGGCGCGGGTGCGGGACCTCTACGGGGTGCCGATGGACGTCGAGTGGGTGCGCCGCGCGGGGCAGTTCGCGATCGTCCAGGCCCGGCCCATCACCGTGCTCGGCCCGGCGCTCGGGGAATGGAACGACACTGCCAAGGGCGAGTACCTGTGGACCTGCGGGAATCTCGGGGAGGCGATCCCGGACGTCATGACCCCGATCACCTGGTCCTTCGTGAAGCTCTTCATCCACGAGGCCATGTCCGCCTCGGCCATCCCCGGTTTCGACCTCGTGGGCAACATCGGCGGCCGGTTCTACCTCAACCTGACCCCCATCTACTCCATGGTAAAGGCCCTGCACGTGAAGGGCTGGGCCAGCACGGTCGCCAACGTGTTCGGGCGCATCCCGGAGGGCCTCGACGTGCCGACCGTGAAGGTCCTCGACTGGCCCACCTTGAAGCGCATGGTGCCCGGGGCGATCCGGGTGCGGCGCCGGGCCCGCGCCAACCTCGTCCAGATGCGCCCGTTCCTGGCCGAGTCGCGCGGCCGCTGTACCGACCTGCGCGCCCGCATCGTAGCCTCCGGCACGGCCGCCGAGCTGGCCGCCCTGTACCGGGAGGAGATCGGGCCGCTCTTCGTCACGGCAGCCCGGATGCTCGAGGCCGCGGGCCGGCAGGGTGGCGGGACGCTGCTCTACACGCGGGAGCGGCTGCGCAAGCTCATGGGCAGCACGGACGCCGAGGCGATGCTGACCGGGGTCAATGCCGACGGCGGGCTGGCCAGCCTCGGCCTGCTGGTCGGCCTGACGCGGCTGGCCCGCGGCGAGATCGGACGGGACGAATTCGCCCGGGAGTATGGGCACCGCGGCCCGCACGAGTGCGAGCTCTCGGCGCCGCGGCCGGGCGAGGACCCCGGCTGGATCGACGCCCAGCTCGCCGGCCTCCACGACCTCCAGCTCAGCACGGACGCCCTGCTCGCCCGCCAGCGGCAGGCCCGGGACGCGGCGTGGCAGCGCTTCGCCGCGCGCTACCCGCGCCGGGAGGCCGCGCTGCGCGAGCAGGTGCGCCGCTGGAACGGGATTGTCCGCGACCGCGAGGCCACCCGCTCGGAGTCGGTGCGCACGTTCTGGGTGGTGCGCGAGTTCGTGCTGCGGGCCGGCGAGCTCACGGGCCGCGGCGACGACCTCTGGCACCTCTACCTCGAGGAACTCCTCGACGTGCTCGATGGGAAGGCCGCCGCGCTCGCCAGGGTGCCTGCGCGGCGCGCCGCCTATGAGCGGTACGCCGCCCTGCCGCCCTATCCGAGGCTCATCGTGGGCCGGTTCGACCCGGTGCGCTGGGCCGCGAGCCCGGAGCGGCGCACCGACCTCTACGACGCCCGCGGTGCCACCGTCCCCGTCGAGGAGGGCATCACCGGCTTCCCGGGCGCCCCCGGGGTGGTGGAGGGCACCGCCCGGGTGATTGCGCGCCCGGAGGACGGCGCGCGGCTGCGAGCCGGCGAGATCCTCGTGACTACGCTGACCAACGTGGGCTGGACGCCGATGTTCCCGCGGGCCGCCGCCGTCGTGACGGACCTGGGCGCGCCGCTCTCGCACGCCTCGATCGTGGCACGCGAGCTCGGCATCCCCGCCGTGGTCGGCACCGGCAACGCGACCATGCTGATTCACGACGGCGACCGCCTCCGCGTCGACGGCGAGCGCGGCACCGTCGAGGTGCTGCAGTGA